One region of Jatrophihabitans cynanchi genomic DNA includes:
- a CDS encoding response regulator transcription factor, producing MAQLLVVEDDAAVAEALSLALTGLGHSVRTAATGEDGLALAQERRVDLAIVDVMLPGIDGFEVCRRLAGADAMPVVLLTARSDPIDVVVGLECGADDYVTKPVEPRVLDARIKAVLRRATARPAEAQAVFAIGSLTLDEAAMTVHRDGTELHLTPTELRLLLELVHHAGQVLSRRVLLERVWDYGYLGDSRLVDACVQRLRAKIEDEPANPALIKTVRGVGYRLVLP from the coding sequence ATGGCACAGCTGCTCGTCGTCGAGGACGACGCAGCCGTCGCCGAGGCTCTTTCGCTCGCGCTGACCGGCCTCGGCCACAGCGTGCGGACGGCGGCCACCGGCGAGGACGGGTTGGCGCTGGCGCAGGAACGGCGCGTCGATCTGGCGATCGTGGACGTGATGCTGCCCGGCATCGACGGGTTCGAGGTGTGCCGCCGGCTGGCCGGCGCCGACGCGATGCCGGTCGTGCTGCTCACCGCGCGCAGCGATCCGATCGACGTCGTGGTCGGGCTGGAGTGCGGCGCCGACGACTACGTGACCAAGCCGGTCGAACCGCGCGTCCTGGACGCGCGGATCAAGGCGGTGCTGCGCCGCGCGACCGCGCGGCCCGCAGAGGCGCAAGCGGTGTTCGCGATCGGTTCGCTGACCCTGGACGAGGCGGCGATGACCGTGCATCGCGACGGCACCGAGCTGCACCTGACACCCACCGAGCTTCGCCTGCTGCTGGAGCTGGTGCACCACGCCGGGCAGGTGCTGTCGCGGCGCGTGCTGCTCGAGCGCGTCTGGGACTACGGCTACCTCGGCGACTCGCGGCTGGTGGACGCCTGCGTGCAGCGGCTGCGCGCGAAGATCGAGGACGAGCCGGCCAACCCGGCCCTGATCAAGACCGTGCGCGGGGTGGGGTACCGCCTTGTCTTGCCGTGA
- a CDS encoding D-alanyl-D-alanine carboxypeptidase family protein, producing MSLRRPAAVIALCCSLAWAALVATRIADRPASTTAGHPEHTLSDVTVPWPAHGQAALAVDGRGDLGASGGSRPVPIASLAKMMTAYLVLADHPLGGDERGFTVTFQDQDVLDWKLRNGGDQSLVRVEAGEVMDERQLLEALLLPSANNIAIVLAVHEAGSVTAFVRRMNDTADRLGMKDTTYTDPSGLDAGTVSTAPDQLRLVRTALRDATFADIVSMPSTSLPVVGEVENTNPLLRLPGFLGVKTGSDDAAGGCLAFAAVRRVGGRQVTVLGVVLGQRDGPLLAAAARAARPLAEAGFRAAETPGSR from the coding sequence ATGAGCCTTCGCCGCCCCGCCGCCGTGATCGCCCTGTGCTGCTCGCTCGCCTGGGCCGCGCTGGTGGCGACCCGCATCGCCGACCGTCCGGCGAGCACCACCGCGGGACACCCGGAACACACCCTGTCGGACGTCACCGTCCCGTGGCCCGCGCACGGCCAGGCGGCGCTCGCGGTGGACGGTCGCGGTGACCTCGGCGCGTCCGGTGGCAGCCGGCCGGTGCCGATCGCGAGCCTGGCCAAGATGATGACCGCCTACCTGGTGCTGGCCGATCACCCGCTGGGCGGCGACGAGCGCGGCTTCACCGTCACCTTCCAGGACCAGGACGTGCTCGACTGGAAGCTGCGCAACGGCGGCGACCAGTCGCTCGTCCGCGTCGAGGCCGGCGAGGTGATGGACGAGCGGCAACTGCTCGAGGCGCTGTTGCTGCCCTCGGCGAACAACATCGCGATCGTGCTCGCCGTACACGAGGCGGGCAGCGTCACGGCGTTCGTGCGGCGGATGAACGACACCGCCGACCGGCTGGGCATGAAGGACACCACCTACACCGACCCGAGCGGGCTGGACGCCGGCACCGTCTCGACCGCCCCCGACCAGTTGCGCCTGGTCCGTACCGCGCTGCGGGACGCGACGTTCGCGGACATCGTCTCGATGCCGTCGACGTCGCTGCCGGTGGTCGGCGAGGTGGAGAACACCAACCCGCTGCTGCGGCTGCCCGGCTTCCTCGGGGTCAAGACCGGTTCGGACGACGCGGCCGGTGGCTGCCTGGCCTTTGCCGCTGTCCGGCGGGTCGGCGGCCGGCAGGTGACCGTGCTCGGCGTGGTGCTCGGGCAGCGGGACGGGCCGCTGCTGGCGGCGGCCGCCCGGGCTGCCCGGCCGCTCGCCGAGGCGGGCTTCCGCGCCGCCGAGACGCCGGGTTCGCGCTGA
- the groL gene encoding chaperonin GroEL (60 kDa chaperone family; promotes refolding of misfolded polypeptides especially under stressful conditions; forms two stacked rings of heptamers to form a barrel-shaped 14mer; ends can be capped by GroES; misfolded proteins enter the barrel where they are refolded when GroES binds) produces the protein MAKLIAFDEEARRGLERGMNTLADAVKVTLGPKGRNVVLEKKWGAPTITNDGVSIAKEIELDEPYEKIGAELVKEVAKKTDDVAGDGTTTATVLAQALVKEGLRNVAAGANPMALKRGIEAAVASVSEVLSNQAKDVETKEQIAATASISAADNTVGELIAEAMDKVGKEGVITVEESNTFGLELELTEGMRFDKGHISPYFVTDAERMEAVLDDPYLLIVESKISNVKDLLPLLEKVMQSGKSLAILAEDVEGEALATLVVNKIRGTFKSVAVKAPGFGDRRKAMLQDIAILTGGTVISETVGLKLENATLDDLGKARKIVVTKDETTIVEGAGDAEQIQGRVNQIRAEIEKSDSDYDREKLQERLAKLAGGVAVIKVGAATEVELKERKHRIEDAVRNAKAAVEEGLLPGGGVALANATVTAFEKLDLVGDEATGANIVKVALLAPLKQIAINAGLEGGVVSEKVLGLKPGWGLNAATGEYVDMFAEGIVEPAKVTRSALQNAASIAALFLTTEAVVADKPEKAAAPAGGGMPGGDMDF, from the coding sequence ATGGCTAAGTTGATCGCGTTCGACGAAGAGGCCCGTCGTGGCCTCGAGCGCGGCATGAACACTCTCGCCGATGCCGTCAAGGTGACGCTGGGCCCGAAGGGTCGCAACGTCGTGTTGGAGAAGAAGTGGGGCGCCCCCACGATCACCAACGACGGTGTCAGCATCGCCAAGGAGATCGAGCTCGACGAGCCGTACGAGAAGATCGGCGCCGAGCTGGTCAAGGAAGTGGCCAAGAAGACCGATGACGTAGCCGGCGACGGCACGACGACGGCCACCGTGTTGGCGCAGGCGCTCGTCAAGGAAGGCCTGCGCAACGTTGCCGCCGGAGCCAACCCGATGGCGCTCAAGCGCGGCATCGAGGCGGCTGTGGCGTCGGTGTCCGAGGTGCTGAGCAACCAGGCCAAGGACGTCGAGACCAAGGAGCAGATCGCCGCCACCGCGTCGATCTCTGCCGCTGACAACACCGTCGGCGAGCTCATCGCCGAGGCGATGGACAAGGTCGGCAAGGAAGGCGTCATCACCGTCGAGGAGAGCAACACCTTCGGGCTCGAGCTCGAGCTCACCGAGGGCATGCGCTTCGACAAGGGCCACATCAGCCCGTACTTCGTCACGGACGCCGAGCGCATGGAGGCCGTCCTCGACGACCCGTACCTGCTCATCGTCGAGTCGAAGATCTCGAACGTGAAGGACCTGCTGCCGCTGCTGGAGAAGGTCATGCAGTCCGGCAAGTCGCTCGCGATCCTCGCCGAGGACGTCGAGGGCGAGGCGCTGGCCACCCTGGTCGTGAACAAGATCCGGGGCACGTTCAAGTCGGTTGCCGTCAAGGCCCCCGGCTTCGGCGACCGCCGCAAGGCCATGCTGCAGGACATCGCGATCCTGACCGGTGGCACCGTGATCAGCGAGACCGTCGGCCTCAAGCTCGAGAACGCCACGCTCGATGACCTCGGCAAGGCGCGCAAGATCGTCGTCACCAAGGACGAGACCACGATCGTCGAGGGTGCCGGCGATGCCGAGCAGATCCAGGGCCGGGTCAACCAGATCCGTGCCGAGATCGAGAAGAGCGACTCGGACTACGACCGCGAGAAGCTGCAGGAGCGCCTGGCCAAGCTGGCCGGCGGTGTTGCGGTCATCAAGGTCGGTGCCGCGACCGAGGTCGAGCTCAAGGAGCGCAAGCACCGCATCGAGGACGCCGTCCGCAACGCGAAGGCGGCCGTCGAGGAGGGCCTGCTCCCGGGTGGTGGCGTCGCGCTCGCGAACGCCACGGTGACCGCGTTCGAGAAGCTGGACCTGGTGGGCGACGAGGCGACCGGCGCGAACATCGTCAAGGTTGCGCTGCTCGCGCCGCTGAAGCAGATCGCGATCAACGCCGGCCTCGAGGGCGGCGTCGTCTCGGAGAAGGTGCTCGGCCTCAAGCCGGGCTGGGGCCTGAACGCCGCGACCGGTGAGTACGTCGACATGTTCGCTGAGGGCATCGTCGAGCCGGCCAAGGTGACGCGTTCGGCACTGCAGAACGCCGCGTCGATCGCCGCGCTGTTCCTCACCACCGAGGCCGTTGTGGCCGACAAGCCGGAGAAGGCTGCTGCCCCCGCGGGTGGCGGCATGCCCGGCGGTGACATGGACTTCTGA
- a CDS encoding Na+/H+ antiporter: protein MHAALDILAIVAVVGFVAGGARRIGLSEPLVLVVVGVGLSYVPHFPDIQLTPDLVLIGLLPPLLYAAAIRTSLVDFRTNRRPIALLSVGLVAFSTVAIGFVSWWVVPGVSLAAAFALGAVVAPPDAVAATTVARRVGMPRRIVSILEGESLVNDATALVALNTAIAALSASVSPWHVGWDFVREAGGGLIVGYVAALVLALIRKRITDPVLDTTLSFAAPYVAFLPAQQLHSSGVLAVVVTGLMLGHAAPVLQTASSRIAENINWRTVQFLLENVVFLLIGLQIRRLLDGVRSEHLPWTHIVPPCALVLVATVIVRIVYVFGATATIRVLRGNQWPWAVAAIVSWAGMRGVVTLAAVFVLPADTPERDLLALAAFTVVAGTLLIQGLTLPWLVRRLGLPGPDAAEDALQTAALVTAAAREGLQVLDLAVTPEDSPEVIAQLRERATRRTNQIWEQLGRSQTEIEPPAAAYRRLRMQMLAAERASILQARSTGVYDDVILRTALAAIDTEESMLDRVEDAASRIDDELTTAARRAGDCEHLQAAPRVVTARTPAGCEECLRDGTTWVHLRLCLTCGHVGCCDSSPQRHATGHYRETAHPVMRSIEPGEAWRWCFVDQLLG, encoded by the coding sequence GTGCATGCCGCGCTGGACATCCTGGCGATCGTGGCCGTGGTCGGCTTCGTCGCCGGCGGTGCGCGCCGCATCGGCCTGAGCGAACCGCTCGTGCTGGTCGTGGTCGGCGTCGGGCTCTCGTACGTCCCGCACTTCCCGGACATCCAGCTCACCCCCGACCTGGTCCTGATCGGGCTGCTGCCGCCGCTGCTGTACGCGGCCGCGATCCGCACCAGCCTCGTCGACTTCCGCACCAACCGGCGCCCGATCGCACTGCTCTCGGTCGGCCTCGTCGCGTTCTCCACCGTCGCGATCGGCTTCGTGTCCTGGTGGGTCGTGCCCGGCGTCTCGCTCGCCGCCGCGTTCGCGCTCGGCGCTGTCGTGGCGCCCCCGGACGCCGTGGCCGCCACCACGGTGGCGCGGCGGGTCGGCATGCCCAGGCGCATCGTGTCCATTCTGGAAGGCGAGAGCCTGGTCAACGACGCCACCGCGCTCGTCGCCCTGAACACGGCGATCGCCGCGCTGTCGGCGTCCGTCTCGCCGTGGCACGTCGGCTGGGATTTCGTCCGCGAAGCCGGCGGCGGCCTGATCGTCGGCTACGTCGCGGCGCTGGTGCTAGCCCTGATCCGCAAGCGCATCACCGACCCGGTGCTGGACACCACGCTCTCGTTCGCCGCGCCGTACGTCGCCTTCCTGCCGGCGCAGCAGCTCCATTCGTCCGGCGTGCTCGCGGTCGTGGTCACCGGGCTGATGCTCGGGCACGCCGCGCCGGTGCTGCAGACGGCAAGTTCGCGGATCGCCGAGAACATCAACTGGCGCACCGTCCAGTTCCTGCTGGAGAACGTGGTCTTCCTGCTCATCGGGCTGCAGATCAGGCGGCTGCTGGACGGGGTGCGCTCCGAGCACCTGCCGTGGACGCACATCGTCCCGCCGTGCGCCCTGGTGCTCGTGGCCACGGTGATCGTCCGCATCGTCTACGTCTTCGGCGCGACCGCCACGATCCGGGTGCTCCGCGGCAACCAGTGGCCGTGGGCGGTGGCCGCGATCGTCTCCTGGGCAGGCATGCGCGGTGTCGTCACGCTGGCCGCGGTGTTCGTGCTGCCCGCGGACACCCCCGAGCGGGACCTGCTCGCCCTGGCCGCGTTCACCGTCGTCGCCGGGACGTTGCTGATCCAGGGACTGACCCTGCCCTGGCTGGTACGGCGTCTCGGGCTGCCCGGCCCGGACGCCGCCGAGGACGCGCTGCAGACCGCCGCGCTCGTCACCGCCGCCGCTCGCGAGGGACTGCAGGTGCTCGACCTGGCGGTGACACCGGAGGACTCGCCGGAGGTCATCGCCCAACTGCGCGAGCGAGCGACGCGGCGCACCAATCAGATCTGGGAGCAGCTCGGCAGGTCGCAGACCGAGATCGAACCGCCCGCGGCCGCCTACCGCCGGCTGCGCATGCAGATGCTCGCGGCCGAACGGGCCTCGATCCTGCAGGCGCGCAGCACCGGCGTGTACGACGACGTGATCTTGCGTACCGCGCTCGCCGCGATCGATACGGAGGAGTCGATGCTCGATCGGGTCGAGGACGCCGCCTCACGTATCGACGACGAGTTGACCACGGCCGCGCGCCGGGCCGGCGACTGCGAGCACCTGCAGGCCGCCCCGCGTGTGGTCACCGCCCGCACACCGGCAGGGTGTGAGGAGTGCCTGCGCGACGGCACCACCTGGGTGCACCTGCGGCTGTGCCTGACCTGCGGCCACGTGGGCTGCTGCGACTCCTCGCCGCAGCGCCACGCGACCGGGCACTATCGCGAGACCGCCCACCCGGTGATGCGCAGCATCGAGCCGGGCGAGGCGTGGCGCTGGTGCTTCGTGGACCAGCTGCTCGGCTGA
- a CDS encoding VOC family protein, which produces MILRDPNGPGRLGFQQVESLPPTTWPDAGIPQQLHLDLRVPSADELGRQRDRVQQLGGEVRHDRFADPQEPLYVFADPAGHPFCIFVAAEPGTG; this is translated from the coding sequence TTGATCCTGCGCGATCCGAACGGCCCGGGACGGCTCGGCTTCCAGCAGGTCGAGTCGCTGCCCCCGACGACGTGGCCGGACGCCGGCATCCCGCAGCAGTTGCACCTGGACCTGCGGGTGCCCTCCGCCGACGAACTGGGCCGCCAGCGCGACCGCGTCCAACAGCTCGGCGGCGAGGTCCGTCACGACCGGTTCGCCGATCCGCAGGAGCCGCTCTACGTGTTCGCCGACCCGGCCGGACACCCGTTCTGCATCTTCGTGGCGGCCGAACCGGGCACCGGCTGA
- a CDS encoding VOC family protein — MTDAFPVLNSVVLDTTDARGLAEFYRQLLGYEYRAGDETPRPASPTRPDTTG, encoded by the coding sequence ATGACAGACGCCTTCCCCGTCCTGAACTCGGTGGTCCTGGACACGACCGACGCCCGCGGTCTCGCCGAGTTCTACCGCCAACTGCTGGGCTACGAGTACCGGGCCGGCGATGAGACGCCCCGGCCGGCGAGCCCGACCCGGCCGGACACGACTGGTTGA
- a CDS encoding colicin immunity domain-containing protein: MAEFVDYGCDSLTPYRALLQRFVSGDTSAETLEHNFLAQYKRDATNWPEPVFRLLEDFFFDVDDYVADDGLRAQVNGIDAAQLRAKAVLTLQRLAEVAPED, translated from the coding sequence GTGGCTGAATTCGTCGACTACGGATGCGACTCCCTCACCCCGTACCGGGCACTTCTGCAGCGCTTCGTCAGCGGAGACACAAGTGCAGAGACGCTCGAACACAACTTCCTCGCGCAGTACAAGCGAGACGCCACGAACTGGCCAGAACCAGTGTTCCGCCTACTCGAAGACTTCTTCTTCGATGTCGACGACTACGTCGCGGACGACGGGCTGCGCGCCCAGGTGAACGGGATCGACGCCGCGCAATTGCGCGCCAAGGCCGTACTGACGCTGCAGCGGCTGGCGGAGGTGGCGCCGGAGGACTGA
- a CDS encoding colicin D domain-containing protein — MGGALAVDPAGYLAAGSAVGDSVSGTVQDAAQALTARLSGLASMAGSDAAARGWAASYDEAARAALGGVQDALNAALQLADLLERTGINYATAEADSSAGATGPVPAGLGYGSRSVFLGALPSATGGSGGGPAGWGLVSHLVGYAWPNGHQDRLHRAATAWHESACGLYDASHLVADAVYVIAQQASPEADTAIDVCNGLRDTLEQLAELCKDLGMHCVEFAEFLDHAHAQVEHELTTLLAWTAAIESGGALLSLVSFGAAQAPTQGAEVARIAATAARISTILARLAGLAHDGAAAIGRLAPRCAEISRSLRPLLTARPVMAQTRSVAAATTTEQAAAARLEAAAEVPDVPLRLPRAQIESHFKHASDFGIRLPRGREGFDAFEHRLADFVARPATARIIGRYHGQTVILNYDAQSMLVVIQKLDGSFISGWMMSPKQLLYVTTKGVLGGG, encoded by the coding sequence ATGGGTGGCGCGCTCGCGGTCGATCCGGCCGGCTACCTCGCCGCCGGATCGGCCGTCGGGGACTCGGTCTCCGGCACGGTCCAGGATGCGGCGCAGGCGCTGACGGCCCGCCTGTCCGGGCTGGCGTCGATGGCCGGGTCGGACGCCGCCGCGCGGGGGTGGGCGGCGTCCTACGACGAGGCTGCGAGGGCAGCGCTCGGTGGCGTCCAGGACGCGCTGAACGCCGCCTTGCAGCTGGCTGACCTGCTCGAACGGACCGGCATCAACTACGCAACGGCCGAGGCGGATTCGTCGGCAGGCGCGACGGGACCGGTGCCGGCCGGCCTCGGGTACGGGAGCAGATCGGTGTTCCTGGGCGCGCTGCCGTCAGCGACCGGGGGCTCGGGCGGTGGGCCGGCCGGGTGGGGGCTGGTCTCGCACCTGGTCGGGTATGCCTGGCCGAACGGTCACCAAGACCGGCTGCATCGCGCCGCCACCGCCTGGCACGAGAGTGCGTGCGGACTGTACGACGCCAGCCATCTCGTCGCCGACGCGGTCTACGTGATCGCCCAGCAGGCAAGTCCCGAGGCGGACACCGCGATCGACGTCTGCAACGGCCTACGCGACACGCTCGAGCAACTGGCCGAGCTGTGCAAGGACCTCGGCATGCACTGTGTCGAGTTCGCCGAGTTCCTGGATCACGCCCACGCCCAGGTCGAGCACGAGCTCACCACCTTGCTCGCCTGGACGGCGGCCATCGAGAGCGGCGGTGCGCTGCTGAGCCTCGTCTCGTTCGGCGCCGCGCAGGCACCGACCCAGGGCGCCGAAGTGGCCCGGATCGCGGCGACCGCGGCGCGCATCAGCACCATCCTTGCGCGCCTCGCCGGGCTGGCGCATGACGGTGCTGCGGCGATCGGCCGGCTCGCGCCGCGCTGCGCCGAGATCAGCAGGTCCCTTCGCCCGTTGCTGACCGCTCGACCGGTCATGGCGCAGACCCGCTCGGTCGCCGCCGCCACCACGACCGAGCAAGCGGCCGCCGCTCGCCTGGAAGCAGCAGCCGAAGTGCCGGACGTGCCGCTCCGCCTGCCGCGCGCTCAGATCGAAAGCCACTTCAAACACGCAAGCGACTTCGGGATCCGCCTGCCGCGAGGTCGCGAAGGCTTCGATGCCTTCGAACATCGCCTTGCTGACTTCGTAGCCCGGCCTGCGACAGCACGCATTATCGGCAGGTATCACGGCCAGACTGTCATCCTCAACTACGACGCACAATCGATGCTTGTGGTGATCCAGAAGCTGGACGGTAGCTTCATCAGCGGTTGGATGATGTCGCCCAAGCAGTTGCTCTACGTCACCACGAAAGGGGTGCTGGGCGGTGGCTGA
- a CDS encoding HNH endonuclease signature motif containing protein: MTREAFLTGTGTATTGHGTIVHASTARQWADGGDTLVQPVWINQHRRIEALGTPCRIFTRQQRHALIIRDKGCSFPGCDAPPQHCQVHHIVPWADGGPTHIDNGCLLCTYHHRTFERLGWVCRMLNGSPPANDGVAGRGGIPHWIPPAWTGNQTPIRNTAHDPRPSYPLKT; encoded by the coding sequence ATGACCCGCGAGGCGTTCCTCACCGGCACCGGCACCGCCACCACCGGACACGGCACCATCGTGCACGCCAGCACCGCCCGGCAGTGGGCCGACGGCGGGGACACCCTCGTACAACCCGTCTGGATCAACCAACACCGGCGCATCGAAGCCCTCGGCACCCCCTGCCGCATCTTCACCCGCCAGCAACGCCACGCCCTGATCATCCGAGACAAAGGCTGCTCATTCCCCGGCTGCGACGCACCCCCACAACACTGCCAGGTCCACCACATCGTGCCCTGGGCCGACGGCGGACCCACCCACATCGACAACGGCTGCCTACTCTGCACCTACCACCACCGCACGTTCGAACGCCTCGGCTGGGTGTGCCGCATGCTCAATGGGAGTCCCCCCGCCAATGACGGCGTAGCCGGCAGGGGAGGCATCCCACACTGGATCCCACCCGCCTGGACAGGCAACCAAACCCCCATCCGCAACACCGCACACGACCCCCGACCGAGCTACCCGCTCAAGACCTAG
- a CDS encoding IS256 family transposase — translation MAKRSRKDEPVPPARVAARKLVAEMAGQGWLDDLMSKVGDDGVALTGDGGFLPEMIKAVLERGLEAELTDHLGYERGDPAGAGSGNSRNGSTPKTLLTEVGPVDLDTPRDRVGSFTPRLVPKGTRRLGGLSDMIISLYAGGMTVRDIGHHLQRVYGTELSHDTISKITDEVLEEVKAWQTRPLDAVYPVIFIDALVVKVRDQNVVRNKACHVVIGVDTDGVKHVLGLWVQQQEGARFWNQVLGELRNRGVRDVLIACCDGLVGLPEAVESTWPQTVVQTCVVHLIRASLRYVSYNDRKAVAAALKPIYTAVNADAAFDELTTFADSELGKKYGATVAAWERAWDRFVPFLAFPLEVRKVIYTTNSIESLNYQLRKIIKNRGQFPNDDAIIKLIWLAILDIEDKRAALREKDKGKPANKRTAPPRLIEGATTTGWRAAINALDLAYPGRLPAGL, via the coding sequence ATGGCCAAGCGCAGCCGCAAGGACGAGCCGGTGCCACCGGCGCGGGTGGCGGCGCGCAAGCTGGTGGCCGAGATGGCCGGGCAGGGCTGGCTGGACGATCTGATGTCGAAGGTCGGTGACGACGGTGTCGCGTTGACCGGCGACGGCGGGTTCCTGCCGGAGATGATCAAGGCGGTGCTCGAGCGTGGACTCGAGGCCGAGCTCACCGATCACTTGGGCTACGAGCGTGGTGACCCGGCCGGGGCCGGGTCTGGCAACTCCCGTAACGGGTCGACGCCGAAGACGTTGTTGACCGAGGTCGGGCCGGTCGATCTGGACACGCCGCGGGATCGGGTCGGCAGCTTCACGCCCCGGCTGGTACCGAAGGGGACCCGCCGCCTCGGCGGCCTGTCGGACATGATCATCAGCCTCTATGCCGGTGGGATGACGGTGCGCGACATCGGCCACCACCTGCAGCGGGTCTATGGCACCGAGCTGTCCCATGACACGATCTCCAAGATCACCGACGAGGTCCTCGAAGAGGTCAAGGCCTGGCAGACCCGTCCCCTGGACGCGGTCTATCCGGTGATCTTCATCGACGCCCTGGTGGTGAAGGTCCGCGACCAGAACGTAGTGCGCAACAAGGCCTGTCACGTGGTGATCGGCGTCGATACCGACGGCGTGAAGCACGTGCTGGGCTTGTGGGTTCAGCAGCAAGAAGGCGCTCGGTTCTGGAACCAGGTGCTCGGCGAGCTGCGCAACCGCGGAGTGCGCGACGTGCTGATCGCCTGCTGCGACGGCCTGGTCGGGCTGCCAGAGGCGGTCGAGTCGACCTGGCCGCAGACAGTGGTGCAGACCTGCGTGGTCCACCTGATTCGCGCCTCGCTGCGTTACGTGTCCTACAACGACCGCAAGGCCGTCGCTGCGGCGCTCAAGCCGATCTACACCGCGGTCAACGCCGACGCCGCCTTCGACGAGCTCACCACGTTCGCCGACTCCGAACTCGGCAAGAAGTACGGCGCCACCGTCGCAGCGTGGGAACGAGCCTGGGACCGGTTCGTGCCGTTCCTGGCCTTCCCACTGGAGGTTCGCAAGGTCATCTACACCACCAACTCGATCGAGTCGTTGAACTACCAGCTCCGCAAGATCATCAAGAACCGTGGCCAGTTCCCCAATGACGACGCCATCATCAAGCTCATCTGGCTGGCCATCCTCGACATCGAAGACAAGCGCGCCGCTCTGCGAGAGAAGGACAAAGGCAAGCCGGCGAACAAGCGCACCGCCCCGCCCCGCCTGATCGAAGGCGCCACCACCACCGGCTGGCGCGCCGCCATCAACGCCCTCGACCTGGCCTACCCCGGCCGGCTCCCCGCCGGCCTCTAA
- a CDS encoding DUF222 domain-containing protein, whose translation MFGSQVNPEAGTVLAELDTVLQRLNTLVLDAHSDSEVLALWRELEHRRRTLAPIDHALIAQLQTRNVPHTLGERSMTTLARSVLRAGIGAAKARVVAAEALGPRRTLLGEPLEPVYPVLAAAQAAGQVSEPAARLIVHTIEQLPDAVRAEVDRDLEHTLTKQAGELDLDQLRTLTRHVTALLDPDGLLTQETQRQRQREVTLAIRPDGSGRLSGNCTAELTEWLRTVFDTLAKPKPAADGGKDPRTAPQRRHDALLEALKLTARAPPCQAVLRHPGAPGHR comes from the coding sequence ATGTTCGGCAGTCAGGTTAACCCGGAAGCCGGCACCGTGCTGGCCGAGCTCGACACCGTGTTGCAGCGGCTGAACACCCTGGTGCTGGACGCTCACAGCGACAGCGAAGTCCTGGCCCTGTGGCGCGAACTGGAACACCGGCGCCGCACCCTCGCCCCGATCGATCACGCCCTCATCGCCCAGTTGCAGACCCGCAACGTCCCGCACACCCTCGGCGAGCGTTCGATGACGACACTGGCGCGCAGCGTGCTGCGGGCCGGCATCGGTGCGGCCAAAGCCCGCGTCGTCGCGGCCGAAGCACTCGGACCGCGCCGCACCCTGCTCGGGGAACCCCTCGAACCCGTCTACCCGGTCCTGGCCGCGGCGCAAGCCGCCGGTCAGGTGTCCGAACCCGCAGCCCGGCTGATCGTGCACACCATCGAACAACTCCCCGACGCGGTACGGGCCGAGGTCGACCGGGACCTGGAACACACCCTCACGAAGCAGGCCGGCGAGCTGGACCTGGACCAACTACGCACCCTGACCCGGCACGTCACCGCGCTACTGGACCCGGACGGGCTACTCACCCAAGAAACCCAGCGGCAACGCCAACGCGAAGTCACCCTCGCCATCCGCCCCGACGGGTCCGGCCGGTTGAGCGGCAACTGCACCGCCGAACTCACCGAGTGGCTGCGCACAGTGTTCGACACGCTCGCCAAACCCAAGCCTGCCGCCGATGGCGGGAAGGACCCCCGGACTGCGCCGCAACGGCGCCACGACGCGCTCCTGGAGGCGCTCAAACTCACCGCCCGCGCCCCTCCCTGTCAGGCTGTGTTGAGACACCCCGGAGCCCCGGGCCACCGGTGA
- a CDS encoding DinB family protein yields the protein MIAPAVPSPDDKDWTWVLERPCPECGFDASTLLRTELAALVQRSAASFRAALAADNAAQRPAPDVWSPLEYGCHVRDVCTRFGERLALMLAEDDPQFANWDQDETALADRYWTQQPAVVSEELTDAASAIATAFASVPGGAWDRPGRRSNGSVFTVDTLGRYFAHDLVHHAHDIGRPIH from the coding sequence ATGATCGCGCCCGCGGTCCCGTCGCCCGATGACAAGGACTGGACCTGGGTGCTCGAACGACCGTGCCCGGAGTGCGGCTTCGACGCCAGCACGCTGCTGCGGACCGAGCTTGCGGCCCTCGTGCAGCGGTCCGCAGCTTCGTTCCGCGCGGCGCTCGCGGCCGACAACGCGGCGCAGCGCCCGGCACCGGACGTCTGGTCGCCACTCGAGTACGGCTGCCACGTGCGCGACGTGTGCACGCGGTTCGGCGAACGGCTCGCGCTCATGCTGGCCGAGGACGATCCGCAGTTCGCGAACTGGGACCAGGACGAGACGGCGCTGGCGGACCGGTACTGGACGCAGCAGCCGGCGGTCGTCTCCGAGGAGTTGACCGACGCCGCCTCGGCCATCGCGACGGCGTTCGCGTCTGTGCCCGGCGGCGCCTGGGACCGGCCGGGACGGCGATCGAACGGTTCGGTGTTCACGGTCGACACGCTGGGCCGCTACTTCGCCCATGACCTCGTGCATCACGCACACGACATCGGCCGGCCGATCCATTAG